Proteins from one Thermobifida alba genomic window:
- a CDS encoding STAS domain-containing protein: MSALQITVDEHDDTAVIVLDGEIDIATENDFRDTVIAALEKHPGGRVVLDCTGLAFIDSSGLRVLVQSYKTAQEHGCRLLIAAPSERVAKILRVTALDTRIPVHPTVEAALAFPAA, from the coding sequence ATGTCCGCGTTGCAGATCACCGTTGACGAGCACGACGACACCGCCGTCATCGTGCTCGACGGAGAGATCGACATCGCCACCGAGAACGACTTCCGGGACACGGTCATCGCCGCCCTGGAGAAGCACCCCGGTGGCCGTGTCGTGCTGGACTGTACCGGTCTCGCCTTCATCGACTCCAGCGGTCTGCGGGTGCTGGTGCAGAGCTACAAGACCGCCCAGGAGCACGGCTGCCGGCTGCTCATCGCGGCGCCGTCCGAACGGGTCGCGAAAATCCTGCGGGTCACCGCGCTCGACACGCGCATCCCCGTCCACCCGACCGTGGAGGCGGCCCTGGCGTTCCCCGCCGCGTGA
- a CDS encoding DUF6069 family protein has protein sequence MTEYGFGAGSARRVNTARLWAGGLATAVVAALVTLVGSLLANGLLGTAALSPEDSWRFGGAGVTAYATLAASGALAATGLLHLLLPNTPRPLTFFCWIVGLAVAVATVTPFTQGGPAVVAAVTALINLAAGTAILSLLSGVGAAARAEHPAEPPKPAAPWRN, from the coding sequence ATGACCGAATATGGATTCGGCGCCGGGAGTGCGCGGCGCGTCAACACGGCACGCCTGTGGGCCGGAGGACTGGCCACAGCCGTGGTCGCGGCACTCGTCACCCTCGTGGGAAGCCTGCTCGCCAACGGCCTCCTCGGCACGGCGGCGCTGTCCCCCGAGGACTCCTGGCGCTTCGGCGGCGCGGGCGTGACCGCCTACGCGACCCTGGCCGCGTCCGGCGCCCTGGCCGCCACCGGCCTGCTGCACCTGCTGCTGCCGAACACGCCCCGGCCGCTCACCTTCTTCTGCTGGATCGTCGGCCTGGCCGTGGCCGTCGCCACGGTCACCCCGTTCACCCAGGGCGGCCCGGCGGTCGTCGCGGCCGTGACGGCGCTGATCAACCTGGCGGCCGGAACCGCCATCCTCTCACTGCTCAGCGGCGTGGGCGCGGCCGCGCGCGCCGAGCACCCCGCCGAACCTCCGAAACCCGCTGCACCGTGGAGGAACTGA
- a CDS encoding ABC transporter ATP-binding protein, with protein MSQSSSPRLRGENLTLAYDQRVVSRGLEVAVPDRSFTVIVGPNACGKSTLLRALSRMIRPAAGSVYLDGKLIHSYPSKEVARRLGLLPQTSVAPDGITVADLVARGRYPHQRFLRQWSRTDERVVAEAMAATRVDDLADRLVDELSGGQRQRVWLAMVLAQQTPLLLLDEPTTFLDIAHQLDMLDLCADLHHERGHTLVAVLHDLNHACRYATHLIAMKDGAVVAQGDPHEIVTADLVAEVFGLPCRVIPDPETGTPLVVPSDRRRRSGRWAEARQAG; from the coding sequence ATGTCCCAGTCCTCGTCCCCCCGGCTGCGGGGGGAGAACCTGACGCTGGCCTACGACCAGCGCGTCGTCTCCCGCGGCCTGGAGGTCGCCGTCCCGGACCGCTCCTTCACCGTGATCGTCGGCCCCAACGCCTGCGGCAAGTCCACGCTGCTGCGCGCGCTGTCGCGGATGATCCGGCCGGCGGCCGGGTCGGTGTACCTGGACGGCAAGCTGATCCACTCGTACCCGTCCAAGGAGGTGGCGCGGCGGCTGGGCCTGCTGCCGCAGACGTCGGTCGCTCCGGACGGCATCACCGTGGCCGACCTGGTGGCGCGGGGCCGCTACCCGCACCAGCGGTTCCTGCGGCAGTGGTCGCGCACGGACGAGCGGGTCGTCGCCGAGGCGATGGCGGCCACCCGGGTCGACGACCTCGCCGACCGGCTGGTGGACGAGCTCTCCGGGGGGCAGCGCCAACGGGTGTGGCTGGCGATGGTGCTCGCGCAGCAGACCCCGCTGCTGCTGCTGGACGAGCCGACCACGTTCCTGGACATCGCCCACCAGCTGGACATGCTGGACCTCTGCGCCGACCTGCACCACGAGCGCGGCCACACGCTGGTGGCGGTGCTGCACGACCTGAACCACGCCTGCCGGTACGCCACCCACCTGATCGCGATGAAGGACGGCGCGGTGGTCGCCCAGGGCGACCCGCACGAGATCGTCACCGCCGACCTGGTGGCGGAGGTCTTCGGGCTGCCCTGCCGGGTCATCCCCGACCCGGAGACCGGGACCCCGCTGGTGGTGCCGAGCGACCGGCGGAGGCGGTCGGGCCGGTGGGCGGAGGCCCGCCAGGCGGGGTGA
- a CDS encoding FecCD family ABC transporter permease has protein sequence MTAAPLRSVRLGPVAFRLRPRVLAVCLALGTLVAAALAVCLVVGDYPVPLPAALAALTGRGERLDVFFVREVRLPRALTAALVGAALGMAGAVFQSLSRNPLGSPDIIGFTAGASTGAVLTILVFGGGMLPTALGAMLGGVGTAVLVYLLALRRGVQGYRLVLVGIGISAMLGAVTHYLITRAELTDALTAQVWLVGTLNAREWSHVAAVGAGSAVLFPVLLRLGARLRLMEMGDDTARALGVSPQRTQTLALVAASALTGVAIAVSGPIAFVALAAPQLARRLTRADGTTLVASALMGAALLLCSDLVALRLLAPVQLPVGVVTTVVGGTYLVWLLYAEWRSGRA, from the coding sequence ATGACCGCCGCCCCGCTCCGCTCCGTCCGCCTGGGCCCGGTGGCGTTCCGGCTGCGCCCCCGCGTGCTCGCCGTCTGCCTGGCCCTGGGCACGCTGGTCGCCGCGGCCCTGGCGGTCTGCCTCGTGGTCGGCGACTACCCGGTCCCGCTGCCCGCCGCGCTGGCCGCGCTGACCGGCCGGGGGGAGCGGCTCGACGTGTTCTTCGTGCGCGAGGTCCGGCTGCCGCGGGCGTTGACGGCGGCCCTGGTGGGCGCGGCGCTGGGCATGGCGGGCGCGGTGTTCCAGAGCCTGTCCCGCAACCCGCTGGGCAGCCCCGACATCATCGGGTTCACCGCGGGCGCGTCCACCGGGGCGGTGCTGACCATCCTGGTGTTCGGCGGCGGCATGCTGCCCACCGCGCTGGGGGCGATGCTCGGCGGGGTGGGCACGGCCGTGCTCGTCTACCTGCTGGCCCTGCGCCGGGGGGTGCAGGGGTACCGGCTCGTCCTGGTCGGCATCGGGATCAGCGCGATGCTGGGCGCGGTGACGCACTACCTCATCACCCGTGCCGAACTCACCGACGCGCTGACCGCCCAGGTGTGGCTGGTCGGTACGCTCAACGCGCGGGAGTGGTCGCACGTCGCCGCGGTCGGCGCCGGTTCCGCCGTGCTGTTCCCGGTCCTGCTGCGGCTCGGTGCGCGGCTGCGGCTCATGGAGATGGGCGACGACACCGCGCGGGCGCTCGGCGTGTCCCCCCAGCGCACCCAGACGCTGGCGCTGGTCGCGGCGAGCGCGCTGACCGGGGTCGCGATCGCGGTGTCCGGGCCGATCGCGTTCGTCGCCCTGGCCGCCCCGCAACTGGCCCGGCGGCTGACCCGGGCCGACGGCACGACACTGGTGGCCTCCGCGCTCATGGGAGCGGCGCTGCTGCTCTGCTCGGACCTGGTGGCGCTGCGGCTGCTGGCGCCCGTGCAGCTCCCGGTGGGCGTGGTCACCACGGTCGTCGGCGGAACCTACCTGGTCTGGCTGCTGTACGCGGAGTGGCGGAGCGGCCGTGCCTGA
- a CDS encoding FecCD family ABC transporter permease has product MATVDGDRTDLDDTSAARAALTRRTSARAASHVLRAGGLLLALGVLALTALLSLAVGAKAIPPEVVWDALWRFDDSYDHNVVLGLRVPRTVLGVAVGAALGLAGALMQALVRNPLADPGLLGVNMGATTAVVAAVYLFGLTGVGAYVWFSFGGAAAAAAFVYFLGSRGRTGATPVRLALAGTAVSAVLLGLTNGVVLFHDFVFEEIRFWQVGSLAGRGVEVLVPVAPFLVVGALVAVTLGRSLNAVALGEDLAAALGARIGRIRLRTAAAVVLLCGAATAAAGPIAFVGLAVPHAARLLTGPDQRWLLPYSAVLGAVLLVASDTLGRVVLPTGELEVGIITALVGAPVFVALVRRTRMVRP; this is encoded by the coding sequence CTGGCCACGGTCGACGGCGACCGCACCGACCTCGACGACACCTCCGCCGCCCGCGCCGCCCTCACCCGGCGCACCTCCGCGCGGGCCGCCTCCCACGTCCTGCGCGCCGGCGGCCTGCTGCTGGCCCTGGGGGTGCTGGCGCTGACCGCGCTGCTCAGCCTGGCGGTGGGCGCCAAGGCCATCCCCCCGGAGGTGGTGTGGGACGCGCTGTGGCGTTTCGACGACTCCTACGACCACAACGTCGTCCTGGGGCTGCGCGTCCCCCGGACCGTGCTGGGCGTCGCGGTCGGCGCGGCCCTCGGCCTGGCCGGGGCGCTCATGCAGGCGCTGGTGCGCAACCCGCTCGCCGACCCCGGGCTGCTCGGCGTCAACATGGGGGCCACCACCGCCGTGGTCGCGGCCGTCTACCTGTTCGGGCTGACCGGTGTCGGCGCCTACGTCTGGTTCTCCTTCGGCGGCGCCGCGGCGGCCGCCGCCTTCGTGTACTTCCTGGGCTCCCGGGGCCGCACCGGCGCGACCCCGGTGCGGCTCGCCCTGGCCGGGACCGCCGTCAGCGCGGTGCTGCTCGGCCTGACCAACGGCGTCGTGCTGTTCCACGACTTCGTCTTCGAGGAGATCCGGTTCTGGCAGGTCGGCTCCCTGGCCGGGCGGGGCGTGGAGGTCCTCGTCCCGGTGGCGCCGTTCCTCGTCGTCGGTGCGCTGGTCGCGGTGACGCTGGGCCGGTCGCTGAACGCGGTCGCGCTGGGCGAGGACCTCGCCGCCGCGCTGGGCGCGCGCATCGGCCGCATCCGGTTGCGGACCGCGGCCGCCGTGGTGCTGCTGTGCGGGGCGGCCACCGCCGCGGCCGGGCCGATCGCCTTCGTGGGCCTGGCCGTGCCGCACGCGGCCCGCCTGCTCACCGGGCCCGACCAGCGTTGGCTGCTGCCCTACTCCGCGGTGCTGGGCGCGGTCCTGCTGGTGGCCTCCGACACGCTGGGCCGGGTGGTGCTGCCCACCGGGGAGCTGGAGGTCGGCATCATCACCGCGCTGGTCGGCGCCCCGGTCTTCGTCGCCCTGGTCCGCCGCACGAGGATGGTCCGGCCATGA
- a CDS encoding molybdopterin guanine dinucleotide-containing S/N-oxide reductase: protein MAGKPDRGAAYPTSAHWGSFEVLVRDGRVVGVRPDPADPAPSPLIENTPDAQHHPTRVDRPVARRRWLERGPGPDPRRGAPDDEYVALDWDTALDLVAAELDRVRRDHGNAAVFGGSYGWASAGRFHHAQSQLHRFLNTIGGYTRSVTTYSHGAAEVLLPHVVGAAGTRDLLYRPPTWEAIAEHTDLLVSFGGLRVSNTWVSSGGRAANTAEGGMREAARRGTEFVSVSPLRDDTAAELGARWVSAAPGTDTAILLSLIHVLLVEDLADTAFLDRCTVGWRRLRDYVLGRTDGTPKSPEWAAALSGVAAAELRDLARRMARGRTLVNVGWSVQRARYGEQPLWAGIALAAFLGQIGLPGGGFATGYGSMGNYGGGSTRLALPRLPQGRNPVDSLIPVARIADMLLHPGEPFDFDGRRLRYPDVRLVYWAGGNPFHHHQDLARLRRAFARPDTVVVNETHWTATARHADVVFPVTTTLEREDFAASNGDLRLRVMRRAVPPHGAARDDYAVFTGLAERLGAAGEFTEGRDARQWLRHLYEEWRGRQGPEAGLPDFDGFWADGGVDIPHRVADTTLFGGFRADPEAAPLGTPSGRIELYSETVAEFGYPDCPGHPVWLDPPERPGTELARRWPLTLVANQPRDRLHSQQDMGAHSRAGKVAGRAPVRLHPDDAAARGIADGDVVRLFNDRGSCLAGAVLDDGVRPGVVQLSTGAWFDPSAPEVTCAHGNPNAVTADVGTSRLAQGCTGQLSLVQVERFDGVPPPVRAFVPPRIVERAR from the coding sequence ATGGCGGGGAAGCCGGACCGGGGGGCGGCGTATCCGACGAGCGCGCACTGGGGCTCCTTCGAGGTGCTGGTGCGCGACGGCCGGGTGGTGGGGGTGCGGCCCGACCCGGCCGACCCCGCGCCCTCCCCGCTGATCGAGAACACGCCGGACGCGCAGCACCACCCCACCCGCGTGGACCGGCCCGTGGCGCGCAGGCGCTGGCTGGAGCGCGGCCCCGGCCCCGATCCGCGGCGCGGCGCCCCCGACGACGAGTACGTGGCGCTGGACTGGGACACCGCGCTGGACCTGGTGGCCGCCGAACTCGACCGGGTGCGGCGCGACCACGGCAACGCGGCGGTCTTCGGCGGCTCCTACGGCTGGGCGAGCGCGGGCCGCTTCCACCACGCGCAGAGCCAGCTGCACCGCTTCCTCAACACGATCGGCGGCTACACCCGTTCGGTGACCACCTACAGCCACGGGGCCGCGGAGGTGCTGCTGCCGCACGTGGTGGGCGCGGCGGGCACCCGCGACCTGCTGTACCGGCCGCCGACCTGGGAGGCGATCGCCGAGCACACCGACCTGCTGGTCAGCTTCGGCGGGCTGCGGGTGTCCAACACGTGGGTGTCGTCGGGCGGGCGGGCCGCGAACACCGCGGAGGGCGGCATGCGGGAGGCGGCGCGGCGGGGCACCGAGTTCGTGTCGGTCAGCCCGCTGCGCGACGACACCGCCGCGGAGCTCGGCGCCCGCTGGGTGTCCGCGGCGCCGGGCACGGACACGGCGATCCTGCTGTCCCTCATCCACGTGCTCCTCGTCGAGGACCTCGCGGACACCGCGTTCCTGGACCGCTGCACCGTCGGCTGGCGGCGGCTGCGCGACTACGTGCTGGGCCGGACCGACGGGACGCCGAAGAGCCCGGAGTGGGCGGCGGCGCTCAGCGGGGTGGCCGCCGCGGAGCTGCGGGACCTGGCGCGGCGGATGGCGCGCGGCCGCACCCTGGTCAACGTGGGCTGGTCGGTGCAGCGCGCCCGGTACGGGGAGCAGCCGCTGTGGGCGGGCATCGCGCTGGCCGCGTTCCTGGGGCAGATCGGCCTGCCCGGGGGCGGGTTCGCCACCGGCTACGGGTCGATGGGCAACTACGGCGGCGGGTCCACCCGGCTCGCGCTGCCCCGGCTGCCGCAGGGCCGCAACCCGGTGGACTCGCTGATCCCGGTGGCGCGGATCGCGGACATGCTGCTGCATCCCGGGGAGCCGTTCGACTTCGACGGGCGGCGGCTGCGCTACCCCGACGTGCGCCTGGTGTACTGGGCGGGCGGCAACCCCTTCCACCACCACCAGGACCTGGCGCGGCTGCGGCGGGCGTTCGCGCGCCCCGACACGGTGGTGGTCAACGAGACGCACTGGACGGCCACGGCCCGCCACGCCGACGTGGTGTTCCCGGTGACGACCACGCTGGAACGCGAGGACTTCGCGGCGAGCAACGGGGACCTGCGGCTGCGGGTGATGCGGCGGGCGGTGCCGCCGCACGGCGCGGCCCGGGACGACTACGCCGTCTTCACCGGTCTGGCGGAGCGGCTGGGCGCGGCCGGGGAGTTCACCGAGGGTCGGGACGCCCGGCAGTGGCTGCGGCACCTGTACGAGGAGTGGCGGGGCCGGCAGGGACCGGAGGCCGGGCTGCCGGACTTCGACGGCTTCTGGGCCGACGGCGGGGTGGACATCCCGCACCGGGTGGCGGACACCACGCTGTTCGGCGGCTTCCGCGCCGACCCCGAGGCGGCTCCGCTGGGCACGCCGAGCGGGCGGATCGAACTGTACTCGGAGACGGTCGCGGAGTTCGGCTACCCGGACTGTCCGGGGCATCCGGTGTGGCTGGACCCGCCGGAGCGGCCGGGGACGGAACTGGCGCGGCGGTGGCCGCTGACGCTGGTCGCCAACCAGCCCCGGGACCGGCTGCACAGCCAGCAGGACATGGGGGCGCACAGCCGCGCGGGCAAGGTCGCCGGCCGGGCCCCGGTGCGGCTGCACCCGGACGACGCGGCGGCGCGCGGCATCGCCGACGGCGACGTGGTGCGCCTGTTCAACGACCGGGGCTCCTGCCTGGCGGGCGCCGTGCTGGACGACGGCGTGCGGCCGGGCGTGGTGCAATTGTCCACGGGCGCCTGGTTCGACCCGTCCGCGCCGGAGGTGACGTGCGCGCACGGCAACCCGAACGCGGTCACCGCCGATGTGGGCACGTCGCGGCTGGCGCAGGGGTGCACCGGCCAGTTGTCGCTGGTCCAGGTGGAACGCTTCGACGGCGTGCCGCCGCCGGTGCGCGCGTTCGTCCCGCCGCGTATCGTCGAACGGGCCCGCTGA